In a genomic window of Ipomoea triloba cultivar NCNSP0323 chromosome 3, ASM357664v1:
- the LOC116012854 gene encoding ATP-dependent DNA helicase PIF1-like → MHIPDEPSNSLLVNPLIYEELSYDRQLLKEEHDLLVGNLTDEQLLIYNKVMYDVDTNKGGLFFVYGYGGTGKTFLWKTLSAALRSRGEIVLNVASSGIASLLLPGGRTAHSRFAIPISINEDSTCNIKQGSPLAELIIKAKLIIWDEAPMMHKHCFEALDKTMRDILRFSDSLSCNKTFGGKTVVLGGDFRHILPVIPKGTRQDIVQASINSSYLWTNCQVLRLTKNLRLRSVTAEGEIEKLDAFAKWIADLGDGKLGGNTEDDCNINIPSQFLLQNRGDPIKQIVDETFPTFGTGVIDPEQLKSRAILAPTLDVVDQVNQYMNNLNQSSSKTYLSCDFVCKADTNDNMLAEVHTTEFLNSLKCSGVPNHSLELKVGSPIMLLRNIDHSIGLCNGTRLIVTKLGNHVIEAKILCGTHYGTNVLIPRLSLTPSDPRLPFKFQRKQFPVMLSYAMTINKSQGQTLSVVGLLLKKPVFNHGQFYVAVSRVSNPDGLKVLIADETKGLVNYTQNVVYNEIFNNL, encoded by the coding sequence ATGCATATACCTGATGAACCAAGTAACAGTCTATTGGTGAATCCTCTCATATATGAAGAACTCTCATATGATCGGCAACTGTTAAAGGAAGAACATGACCTATTGGTGGGAAACTTAACTGATGAGCAGTTACTGATATACAATAAAGTCATGTATGATGTGGATACCAATAAAGGTGGGCTCTTCTTTGTCTATGGATATGGTGGCACGGGGAAAACATTTTTATGGAAGACACTATCAGCTGCTTTACGGTCAAGGGGAGAGATTGTACTGAATGTTGCATCCAGTGGTATAGCTTCACTATTGCTACCAGGTGGTAGGACTGCTCACTCAAGGTTTGCAATACCTATTTCTATAAATGAAGACTCGACATGCAACATCAAGCAAGGTAGTCCATTAGCTGAACTCATTATCAAAGCAAAGCTaataatttgggatgaagctcctatgatgcacaaacattgttttgaagCATTAGATAAAACAATGAGAGACATCCTCAGGTTCTCTGATTCTTTAAGCTGTAACAAGACCTTTGGTGGTAAAACAGTGGTTTTAGGTGGTGATTTCAGGCATATTCTACCAGTTATTCCAAAAGGGACAAGACAGGACATTGTCCAAGCCAGTATAAATTCTTCATATCTGTGGACTAATTGTCAAGTCCTGCGTCTTACAAAGAATCTAAGACTGCGTAGTGTTACGGCTGAAGGAGAGATAGAGAAATTAGATGCATTTGCAAAATGGATTGCGGACTTAGGTGATGGAAAGCTTGGTGGTAATACCGAGGATGATTGCAATATCAATATTCCTTCACAGTTTCTATTGCAAAACAGAGGAGATCCTATCAAACAAATTGTTGACGAAACATTTCCGACATTTGGTACGGGTGTTATAGATCCTGAACAGTTGAAGAGTAGAGCTATTTTGGCACCAACATTAGATGTTGTGGATCAAGTCAATCAATACATGAACAATTTAAATCAATCATCATCAAAGACTTATTTAAGTTGTGATTTTGTTTGCAAAGCGGATACTAATGACAATATGTTGGCCGAAGTGCACACTACTGAATTTTTAAACAGTTTAAAGTGTTCTGGTGTACCAAACCATTCCTTAGAATTAAAGGTTGGATCTCCAATAATGTTGTTGAGGAATATCGACCATTCGATTGGTCTTTGTAATGGAACGCGGTTGATTGTCACCAAGTTAGGTAACCATGTGATTGAAGCCAAGATATTATGTGGCACACATTATGGGACAAATGTATTGATACCCCGCCTATCTTTGACTCCGTCAGATCCAAGACTTCCGTTCAAATTTCAAAGGAAGCAGTTCCCGGTGATGTTGTCCTATGCAATGACAATAAACAAAAGCCAGGGACAAACATTGTCAGTAGTAGGTTTACTATTGAAGAAACCAGTATTCAATCATGGTCAGTTTTATGTTGCAGTTTCCCGTGTTAGTAATCCGGATGGACTCAAAGTCTTAATTGCTGATGAAACCAAGGGCTTAGTcaactatacacaaaatgtggtttacaatgaaattttcaataatttgtaa
- the LOC116012855 gene encoding ATP-dependent DNA helicase PIF2-like: MHIPDEPSNSLLVNPLIYEELSYDRQLLKEEHDLLVGNLTDEQLLIYNKVMYDVDTNKGGLFFVYGYGGTGKTFLWKTLSAALRSRGEIVLNVASSGIASLLLPGGRTAHSRFAIPISINEDSTCNIKQGSPLAELIIKAKLIIWDEAPMMHKHCFEALDKTMRDILRFSDSLSCNKTFGGKTVVLGGDFRHILPVIPKGTRQDIVQASINSSYLWTNCQVLRLTKNLRLRSVTAEGEIEKLDAFAKWIADLGDGKLGGNTEDDCNINIPSQFLLQNRGDPIKQIVDETFPTFGTGVIDPEQLKSRAILAPTLDVVDQFKVFWCTKPFLRIKGWISNNVVEEYRPFDWSL, from the exons ATGCATATACCTGATGAACCAAGTAACAGTCTATTGGTGAATCCTCTCATATATGAAGAACTCTCATATGATCGGCAACTGTTAAAGGAAGAACATGACCTATTGGTGGGAAACTTAACTGATGAGCAGTTACTGATATACAATAAAGTCATGTATGATGTGGATACCAATAAAGGTGGGCTCTTCTTTGTCTATGGATATGGTGGCACGGGGAAAACATTTTTATGGAAGACACTATCAGCTGCTTTACGGTCAAGGGGAGAGATTGTACTGAATGTTGCATCCAGTGGTATAGCTTCACTATTGCTACCAGGTGGTAGGACTGCTCACTCAAGGTTTGCAATACCTATTTCTATAAATGAAGACTCGACATGCAACATCAAGCAAGGTAGTCCATTAGCTGAACTCATTATCAAAGCAAAGCTaataatttgggatgaagctcctatgatgcacaaacattgttttgaagCATTAGATAAAACAATGAGAGACATCCTCAGGTTCTCTGATTCTTTAAGCTGTAACAAGACCTTTGGTGGTAAAACAGTGGTTTTAGGTGGTGATTTCAGGCATATTCTACCAGTTATTCCAAAAGGGACAAGACAGGACATTGTCCAAGCCAGTATAAATTCTTCATATCTGTGGACTAATTGTCAAGTCCTGCGTCTTACAAAGAATCTAAGACTGCGTAGTGTTACGGCTGAAGGAGAGATAGAGAAATTAGATGCATTTGCAAAATGGATTGCGGACTTAGGTGATGGAAAGCTTGGTGGTAATACCGAGGATGATTGCAATATCAATATTCCTTCACAGTTTCTATTGCAAAACAGAGGAGATCCTATCAAACAAATTGTTGACGAAACATTTCCGACATTTGGTACGGGTGTTATAGATCCTGAACAGTTGAAGAGTAGAGCTATTTTGGCACCAACATTAGATGTTGTGGATCAA TTTAAAGTGTTCTGGTGTACCAAACCATTCCTTAGAATTAAAGGTTGGATCTCCAATAATGTTGTTGAGGAATATCGACCATTCGATTGGTCTTTGTAA